Proteins co-encoded in one Salvia splendens isolate huo1 chromosome 4, SspV2, whole genome shotgun sequence genomic window:
- the LOC121799196 gene encoding transcription factor E2FA-like isoform X1 gives MAARATPSRDAAATPPAAPPSNAQILHHQPPSIRCHLPFSSMNPPFASPHDYHRFSTPGGRATDHLSEALVIKSPPLKRKNAYQNNEVESSEWTSSTVHRDIANNPLRTPVSAKGGRPNSRSKATKNNRSVPSTPISTVDAPSPLTPAGCRFDSSLSLLTKKFIALIKHAEDGELDLNKAADTLQVQKRRIYDITNVLEGIGLIEKKLKNRIHWKGLDSSRPGEVDKDGTLLHAEIENLSMEERSLDDRIRKMQERLGDFIEDEHNQRWLFVTEDDIKNLPCFQNETLIAIKAPHGTTLEVPDPDEAVDYPQRRYRIILRSAMGAIDVYLVSQFEEKFEEVNGVEDSTNFPAASSSGAHERSSMAHGSPQVETQAQDSHELNTVYDSHQEFGGGMTKIIPSNIDNDADYWLLSDAAGISMTDLWKTDSGVEWNDVNMLHDELEMAAISTPGAHIPSSIDTDVHPVNNDVQPR, from the exons ATGGCCGCTCGCGCTACCCCCAGCCGCGACGCCGCGGCGACGCCTCCCGCCGCGCCGCCCTCGAACGCCCAGATTCTCCACCACCAGCCGCCGTCGATCAGGTGCCATCTCCCGTTCTCCTCCATGAATCCGCCCTTCGCTTCTCCCCACGACTACCACCGCTTCTCAACCCCGGGCGGCCGCGCCACCGATCACCTCTCTGAAGCTCTAGTCATCAAGTCGCCT CCTTTGAAGCGGAAGAATGCGTATCAAAATAATGAAGTTGAGTCCAGTGAGTGGACATCAAGTACAGTGCATAGGGATATAGCTAATAACCCACTCCGTACACCAGTGTCTGCTAAAGGGGGAAGGCCTAATAGCCGGTCAAAGGCCACCAAGAACAATAGATCCGTACCTTCCACTCCTATATCCACTGTTG ATGCTCCTTCCCCTCTCACGCCTGCTGGCTGCCGCTTTGATAGCTCCTTGA GTCTATTGACTAAGAAATTTATTGCTTTGATAAAGCATGCGGAGGATGGTGAACTCGATCTAAACAAGGCAGCTGACACCTTGCAG GTCCAGAAGAGACGTATATATGACATAACCAATGTCCTTGAAGGGATTGGCCTTATTGAAAAGAAGCTGAAAAACAGAATACATTGGAA GGGACTCGATTCTTCAAGACCTGGAGAAGTGGACAAGGATGGTACTCTTCTGCAT GCAGAAATTGAGAACCTTTCAATGGAAGAAAGGAGTTTGGACGACCGAATACG GAAAATGCAGGAAAGGTTGGGAGATTTTATTGAAGATGAACATAATCAGAG ATGGCTTTTTGTGACTGAGGATGACATAAAAAACTTACCTTGCTTCCAG AATGAAACCTTGATAGCAATCAAAGCACCCCACGGGACCACCCTTGAAGTCCCAGATCCTGATGAG GCTGTTGATTATCCACAAAGGAGATATAGAATTATTCTTAGAAGTGCAATGGGTGCTATTGATGTTTACCTTGTGAG CCAATTTGAGGAAAAGTTTGAAGAGGTGAATGGAGTTGAAGATTCAACAAATTTCCCTGCTGCCTCAAGTTCAGGGGCACATGAGAGATCATCCATGGCACATGGTTCACCACAGGTTGAAACTCAGGCACAAGATAGCCATGAACTTAACACTGTGTATGATTCACATCAAGAATTTGGCGGAGGAATGACTAAGATTATCCCCTCAAATATTGAT AATGATGCAGACTATTGGCTTTTATCTGATGCAGCAGGCATCAGCATGACAGACTTGTGGAAGACGGATT CTGGCGTGGAGTGGAATGATGTAAACATGCTGCACGATGAGTTGGAAATGGCTGCTATTAGCACACCAGGAGCACATATTCCTTCATCTATTGATACTGATGTACACCCTGTTAATAATGATGTCCAACCTAGGTGA
- the LOC121799196 gene encoding transcription factor E2FA-like isoform X2 encodes MAARATPSRDAAATPPAAPPSNAQILHHQPPSIRCHLPFSSMNPPFASPHDYHRFSTPGGRATDHLSEALVIKSPPLKRKNAYQNNEVESSEWTSSTVHRDIANNPLRTPVSAKGGRPNSRSKATKNNRSVPSTPISTVDAPSPLTPAGCRFDSSLSLLTKKFIALIKHAEDGELDLNKAADTLQVQKRRIYDITNVLEGIGLIEKKLKNRIHWKGLDSSRPGEVDKDGTLLHAEIENLSMEERSLDDRIRKMQERLGDFIEDEHNQRWLFVTEDDIKNLPCFQNETLIAIKAPHGTTLEVPDPDEAVDYPQRRYRIILRSAMGAIDVYLVSQFEEKFEEVNGVEDSTNFPAASSSGAHERSSMAHGSPQVETQAQDSHELNTVYDSHQEFGGGMTKIIPSNIDLAWSGMM; translated from the exons ATGGCCGCTCGCGCTACCCCCAGCCGCGACGCCGCGGCGACGCCTCCCGCCGCGCCGCCCTCGAACGCCCAGATTCTCCACCACCAGCCGCCGTCGATCAGGTGCCATCTCCCGTTCTCCTCCATGAATCCGCCCTTCGCTTCTCCCCACGACTACCACCGCTTCTCAACCCCGGGCGGCCGCGCCACCGATCACCTCTCTGAAGCTCTAGTCATCAAGTCGCCT CCTTTGAAGCGGAAGAATGCGTATCAAAATAATGAAGTTGAGTCCAGTGAGTGGACATCAAGTACAGTGCATAGGGATATAGCTAATAACCCACTCCGTACACCAGTGTCTGCTAAAGGGGGAAGGCCTAATAGCCGGTCAAAGGCCACCAAGAACAATAGATCCGTACCTTCCACTCCTATATCCACTGTTG ATGCTCCTTCCCCTCTCACGCCTGCTGGCTGCCGCTTTGATAGCTCCTTGA GTCTATTGACTAAGAAATTTATTGCTTTGATAAAGCATGCGGAGGATGGTGAACTCGATCTAAACAAGGCAGCTGACACCTTGCAG GTCCAGAAGAGACGTATATATGACATAACCAATGTCCTTGAAGGGATTGGCCTTATTGAAAAGAAGCTGAAAAACAGAATACATTGGAA GGGACTCGATTCTTCAAGACCTGGAGAAGTGGACAAGGATGGTACTCTTCTGCAT GCAGAAATTGAGAACCTTTCAATGGAAGAAAGGAGTTTGGACGACCGAATACG GAAAATGCAGGAAAGGTTGGGAGATTTTATTGAAGATGAACATAATCAGAG ATGGCTTTTTGTGACTGAGGATGACATAAAAAACTTACCTTGCTTCCAG AATGAAACCTTGATAGCAATCAAAGCACCCCACGGGACCACCCTTGAAGTCCCAGATCCTGATGAG GCTGTTGATTATCCACAAAGGAGATATAGAATTATTCTTAGAAGTGCAATGGGTGCTATTGATGTTTACCTTGTGAG CCAATTTGAGGAAAAGTTTGAAGAGGTGAATGGAGTTGAAGATTCAACAAATTTCCCTGCTGCCTCAAGTTCAGGGGCACATGAGAGATCATCCATGGCACATGGTTCACCACAGGTTGAAACTCAGGCACAAGATAGCCATGAACTTAACACTGTGTATGATTCACATCAAGAATTTGGCGGAGGAATGACTAAGATTATCCCCTCAAATATTGAT CTGGCGTGGAGTGGAATGATGTAA
- the LOC121800826 gene encoding uncharacterized protein LOC121800826 — protein sequence MLVVGNFDHALGDRDIIVEKQSGKLQCISELHPSYLSLQYLLLFPYGEDGYTKFIGFSDSVASSLSNRKRVSPKKFYSYRIHDRVSECSIILYARRLFQQFIVDAYTMIEFGRLAYVRTQQKKLQAEIYSGLEEAVLHGETDSSRHGKRIILPSSFVGGARYMIQNYQDAMAICRWIGYPNLFITFTRNPKCLRLVVIYTIEFQKHGLPHVHILLFLSNEDKQPHPRRIDEIISAEIPDPLIDPYYHECVKELMMHGPCGVVRKSSPCMRDGRCTKYYPKKFVSNIAVDDDGYPIYRSRDNGRFVVKDGVPLDNRYVVPHNRFLVMKYGGHINVEWCNQSRSIKYLFKYVHKGYDRVTTSFCQSGVERNLDEVSLYYDCRYVSSCEAAWRIFGFEIQYKDPSVERLSFHLPNEQHIIFDEADSLDNVMSRRTIHESKFLGWMETNKIYSEGRNLTYGEFSSKFVWKKNHWKPRKQHYSIGRLFYVAPGYGDMYYLRCLLNVIKGATCFEDLRFVNDVQYDCHDPIFAEDSKNGYFATNRAIKETRIERG from the exons ATGCTTGTGGTAGGGAATTTTGATCATGCGTTAGGTGATAGAGACATTATTGTCGAAAAACAGTCAGGTAAACTGCAATGCATTAGTGAACTTCATCCTTCTTATCTTTCATTGCAATATCTGTTGTTGTTCCCTTATGGGGAGGATGGTTATACTAAATTTATAGGTTTTTCCGATTCTGTCGCTTCCTCATTGAGCAACAGAAAGAGAGTTAGCCCTAAAAAGTTTTATTCGTACCGCATTCATGACAGAGTTTCCGAGTGTTCTATTATTTTGTATGCGAGGCGATTGTTTCAACAATTTATTGTTGATGCGTACACTATGATTGAGTTTGGTCGTTTGGCGTATGTACGAACACAACAGAAGAAATTGCAAGCTGAAATTTATAGCGGGTTGGAGGAGGCCGTTCTACATGGTGAAACTGATAGTTCCAGGCATGGAAAACGAATAATCTTGCCTTCCAGTTTTGTTGGTGGTGCCCGATATATGATTCAGAATTACCAAGATGCGATGGCTATTTGTAGATGGATTGGCTATCCTAACCTCTTTATAACATTTACGCGCAATCCTAAATGCCTGAGATTAGTAG TTATTTACACCATTGAGTTTCAAAAGCATGGATTGCCACATGTACATATTTTGCTGTTTTTAAGTAATGAGGATAAACAACCTCATCCTCGACGCATTGATGAAATTATATCTGCTGAAATTCCAGATCCATTGATTGATCCCTATTATCATGAGTGTGTCAAAGAATTAATGATGCATGGGCCATGTGGTGTTGTGAGAAAATCGTCCCCTTGCATGCGTGATGGACGTTGTACTAAGTATTATCCCAAGAAATTTGTTTCTAATATAGCGGTTGATGATGATGGTTATCCAATTTATAGGAGTAGAGATAATGGTCGGTTTGTGGTGAAGGATGGTGTACCTTTGGATAACAGATATGTTGTTCCTCATAATCGTTTTCTCGTTATGAAGTATGGTGGTCATATTAATGTTGAGTGGTGCAATCAGTCCCGGTCAATCAAGTATTTGTTCAAATATGTACATAAGGGTTATGATAGGGTTACAACATCTTTTTGCCAATCTGGTGTTGAACGAAATCTTGATGAAGTAAGTTTGTATTATGATTGTAGATATGTATCATCCTGCGAAGCTGCTTGGAGAATTTTTGGGTTTGAAATTCAGTACAAGGATCCTTCAGTTGAACGGTTGAGTTTTCATCTTCCTAATGAACAACACATCATTTTTGATGAAGCTGATTCATTAGATAATGTTATGAGTCGGAGGACCATTCATGAGAGTAAGTTCTTAGGTTGGATGGAGACAAATAAGATATATTCTGAAGGAAGAAATTTGACATATGGGGAATTTTCGAGCAAGTTTGTGTGGAAGAAAAATCATTGGAAACCTAGAAAGCAACATTATTCGATTGGGAGGTTGTTTTATGTTGCCCCTGGTTATGGTGATATGTATTACTTGAGATGTCTTTTGAATGTCATTAAAGGAGCTACTTGCTTTGAAGATCTTAGGTTTGTTAATGATGTTCAGTATGATTGTCACGACCCTATTTTTGCTGAGGATAGCAAGAATGGGTATTTCGCGACTAATAGGGCGATTAAAGAAACGAGGATAGAAAGGGGGTAG